The genome window CATTGGGGTAATTCCCTCTTCAACATCTACAACAAAAATGATAACATCAGCCTCATCGATGGCCAATTCTACCTGTTTACGAATTTCTCCCTCAAAAACATCATCCGATCCGCGCACGTATCCACCGGTATCAATCACAGAAAACTCTTTTCCGTTCCACTCGCTTTTACCATAGTTTCTATCGCGGGTAACCCCAGACACTGAATCTACAATAGCTTCTCTTCTTTGTATCAGCCTATTAAAAAGGGTTGATTTCCCCACATTAGGTCTTCCTACTATCGCAACAATATTACTCATAATCTAAATTAGATATTAATTTTTCCGAACACTGCTTTCCAGTTTCGGCGTGCAAAGGTAGTGTATAAAAGCATGAATATCAATTTTTTTGGTATATTCGCCAGATTACATTTCCTTAACCACTTCATTTTTAATTTTATGGATACCAATAATGAGATCCGTCTGCGCCTGCGATTCTACAAAGAAGTCAATCAGGACATCGATTCGCTGCGTCAAAAATTCATTCAGTTTACCACGACAAAATCCCCAGATTTCATTCTGAAAATAAAAGAATACCATATTTGGATCAATATAAAAGGCTCTAAAAAAGCCTATTGGTCTCCTCATCTTCATATTGAAATGGAGTCCAAAGGCGAAAACCAGACCAACATCCGCGGTTTATTTGGACCCGATCCCGGTTTGTGGACTTTTTTTATGTTTCTGCATTTTATGATAGCGGGAACATTTATCATTTTTTGCGGTATCGCCTACTCCGATTATGTACTTAAAAGATCCACTTCGGGTGATTTTGTTGTGATGTCGCTGATGATTTTTGCTTGGTTTCTGCTCTACGTCATAGCAAAACAAATACGAAGCAACGGCGAAAAGCAAATGAATGATATTGAAAAAGTGTTTTTGGAAATTATTGAAAATAACCGCTAAGCACGCAAAGAATTAAGCAAAGTTCGCTAAGCTTTGCGTACATAGCGATTCCTTTGCGAACCTTGCGGTTAAAAAAAATCAGCATTAGGAAAACCCCCAAATACTGATTTTAAATTATTATTTTCTCCCGTACGGGTACGGACAAGTCGCGACCTGTCCCTACGAATTATACCCAAAACGCTTCAGCATATTCGCATTGCTTCTCCAGTTTTTATTCACTTTCACATACAATTCAATATGGATTTGTTTGCCAAAGAATTTCTCCAGATCCACACGGGCATCCATTCCCACTTTTTTCAAAGCAGCACCTTTGTGACCGATTACAATTCCTTTTTGAGTCTCACGTTCTACCATAATCAAAGAACGAATACGAATGATGTTATCATCTTCGAAGAATTCCTCCGTTACGATTTCTACTGCGTAAGGAATCTCTTTACTGTAGTTCAATAATATTTTTTCACGGATGGTTTCGTTTACGAAGAAACGTTCCGGTTTGTCCGTTAATTGATCTTTTGGGTAATAGGCAGGTGATTCCGGCAATAACGAAATGATTCTTTGAAACACTTCTGGCACGTTAAAATTCTGCAATGCCGATATTGGATAAATCTCTGCATTTGGTACTTTCTCTGTCCAAAAAGCCACTTGCGCTTCCAACTGCTCTTGATTAGAATTATCAATTTTATTCAGCAACAGCAACACCGGAATTTTCGAATGGATAATTTTATTAAAAAAAGCTTCATCTTTCAAATCCTGTTCTCCTATTTCGACCATATAAATCAATATATCAGCATCTTCAAAAGCAGATTTCACAAAGTTCATCATTGATTCCTGCATTTCGTAGGCTGGTTTGATGATACCAGGTGTGTCGGACAAAATCAACTGAAAATCTTCACCATTTACGATTCCAAGAATCCTGTGGCGAGTTGTTTGCGCTTTCGAAGTAATAATTGACAATCTTTCACCAACAAAGGCATTCATTAGCGTTGATTTTCCAACGTTTGGATTCCCTATGATGTTTACAAAACCTGCTTTATGTGACATTTCTATTATAATTTATAGTGCAAAGGTAGTCATATCAAGCCAATACACGAAATAAAACATTTTTTAAAGTTTCTATTGGATTTGTCAAAATTCAGCGTATCTTTGCACCCGAAACATCGCGGGATAGAGCAGTAGGCAGCTCGTCGGGCTCATAACCCGAAGGTCACAGGTTCGAGTCCTGTTCCCGCTACTAAGGTAGCCTTATTGAGATTACAAAACGCACATCGCGGGATAGAGCAGTAGGCAGCTCGTCGGGCTCATAACCCGAAGGTCACAGGTTCGAGTCCTGTTCCCGCTACAACGAAAAAAGCTTCAGAGAAATCTGGAGCTTTTTTATTATACAACTTTTGTAAAATTCAATTATTTTGGATCAGGTGCAAAAGTTGGGGATTATTAGATAATCTGAATATAAAGAAATCTATCTTTCTTACTCCTCTAAATTGACTTCTAAATGCTTTTATTTTGGCATTAAAGGATTCTGCAGAAGCATTAGTGCTCCTGTTATCAAAATAGTTTAAAATTGACTGATAATTAAGAGTTACCGTATTGAGTAATATATTAAAGTTTTTAAATCCTGATTCTTCTACATTCCTGTACCAATGTGCTAGTTTTGTCATGGCAACGTGCTTGTCGTTGTTATTATTGTAAATGCCTCGAAGTTGTTGACTCAAACCGTAAGCTTTCTTTATATCTGGATATAACTCAAATAACAATTGCGCTCTCTCATTTTGGTGCTCAGTCCATTTTTCGCGAGATTTATAAAGCACATATCTGCTTCTGGCTATAAGTTGTTTTAAGGAATCTCCATTAGGCAAGAGCTCCTGTATAAATGTGTTATTCTCTTTTTTGGCTTGCATTATCAATTGATTCTCAAGATCCATAGCTTCCCAGCGATGTTTGATTCTGATTTCTTGCATGGCTTCCAATGCTAATTTTTGAACATGGAATCTGTCAGTGACCTGTATTGCTTTTGGGAAGCATTTTTTGGAGATCAGTTTCATAGAATTAGCCATGTCCAGTGTTATCTCTTGAACACCACTTCTTTTTTTATAATCAATCTTACTGATGTGTTCTATGACTTGATCTGCCTTTGTTCCAGCAATAATAGCCACTAAGCAACCTTGTTTGCCTTTGAACTTCTTGTTGGTTACAATGGTGTAAAGCTCTCCCTGAGACAAAGCTACTTCATCAATCGATAAGTGTGTACCTATGTTTTCAGGGTAAAGAATCCACTGATGGGCATGTTCTCGTGGAGCCCAGGTATTAAAGGAGCTCAGGTGTTTTTTATACTGTCTTTGAAGTTTTTTTCCGTTGACCCCGAAAAACCTTCCGATGGTATGGCAGTCGGTGGCGCTGTTATCTATTGATTTCTTTTAAAAAAGCCGCAAACTCTTGAGTCATGCGGGTTCCTTTAGCAACTAAAGTCCAATCTCTTTTAAGGATTTCTCCATTAGTTTTATTAGTCCAACGACGTCTTTTGATATGTAAATACACAAACTTACCTCGTAGAGGGAAATCCTGAATGGTAATTTCATCCACAAATCCCTTTGATGCTAATTCAAGTGTATCAAACTCTTTAGGAGCTTTAGCTTTTTCTTCAAAGTATAGGTGCAATATCTCCTGAGTTTCATTAGCAGAAAACACCTCAAAGTGGTCAACTAAAAAATCAGACAGCATAAATTTCAAAAGATCTATAAAAGTCATTACAAATTGTTAGAGTGACAAATTTCTAATTTTTTTTCGACATTTCCTCCCCAGACTTTGTTCTTGATCCTTTAGATAATCTGAATAAGAAGAAGTCTATATTTCTAACACCTCTAAATTGAAATCTAAACGCTTTTATTTTCCTAGACTGCTAAGCTTTCTGAAAAAACTAAAAAAGAAATTAATAAAAGTGTTTCCGCCTCTGTCTATCCAAAAGAATGGATTTTTCTCTCTCTATTCTTTTTTATTTTCCACTTTTTCTGCACTCTTTTTAAATCATCACTTGCTTTTTATTAAGCTAAACTGCAGGATTTTAAACCTAAATTCTGAAAGCGATAAAAATATTTTAAAAAAAAATGTTTTTTTGAGGTAACAATTAACCTAGTACTGTATCAAAAGATAAACTTTAAAAAATTAAATCTTATGAAAACGAAATCTATTTTAATTATTACATTTATTCTTCTTATCTCAAAATCTGTTTTTTCACAAACTGCCTTCAAAGTAGAGGTAAAAGGAAAAGGAGCTCCTGTCTTGTTATTCCCTGGTTTTGGCTGTACAGGAGAAGTATGGAATGAAACAGTTGCAGAGCTTTCTAAAAATTACGAATGTCATGTTTTTACTTTTGCAGGATTCGGAAATGTTCCTCCAATTGAAGAACCTTGGTTTTCTACCATAAAAGATCAGGTCATTTCTTATGTAAAAACAAAGAAAATAAAGAATGCTACATTAATTGGCCATAGTTTAGGAGGTACTTTAAGCTTGTGGTTAGCCTCTCAAGAAACCAATTTGTTTAAAAAGTTAATTATCGTTGATGCTTTACCTGCAAGTGCAGCTTTGATGATTCCTAACTACAAAGGGGAAATTATTCCGTACGACAATCCACAAAGTAAAATGATGCTGGCAATGGATCAAAAAGCGTTCAACGGAATGAATTCGCAGTCGACTGCTTATATGTGCATGAACAAAGAAAAACAGAAAACAATCAATGAATGGATGAATATTGCCGATAGAAAAACTTATGTTTATGGTTATATTGACATGCTTAATTTAGACCTGCGAAAAGAAATTTCTAAGATTAAAATTCCGGCAGTCATTTTAGCTGCCACAAATCCAGATCTTAATACAGTACAAAACACTTATAAAGCCCAGTATGAAAACCTTCCTTCAGTTAAAATTTATTACGCAGCAAACTCTGCTCATTTTGTAATGTATGATCAACCTGAATGGTTTATGGATAAAGTAAAACTTGAATTAAAATAAGGTGGCTAAAAAAGAACAATTCAACGAGATCTATTACAAGAATTACAATAAGGTGTTTCGTTTGTGCAAAGGTTATTTTTGTGGAGATACTGCATTGGCCTCTGATGCAGCTCAGGAAATCTTCATCAAAGTCTGGGAGAAACTAGACACCTTCCGAAATGACTCGAGTATCAGCACCTGGATTTACAGGATTGCAGTAAACACATGCCTTCTTTATTTAAGAAAATCATCTTCAAGAAAAGAAATTAGGACCGATATTATGCCTCAGACAGTTTCAGAAACCTATTCGAGCGAAAAAGATGAACAGCTGCAGCAAATGTATCAATGCATACAAAAACTTGAAGAAACAAACAAAATGATAATCCTAATGACTTTAGACGGTTTAGAATACCAGGAAATATCAGAAGTAATCGGGATAACAGAAGAAACACTTCGCGTTAGAATTCATAGAATCAAAAAAAGTTTAACTCAATGTGTACAAAATGAAAACATTTGAAGAATTACAAAATATCTGGGATCAGCAGACAGAATCTAATACACAGCCAACTGCTTCCGAAATTATTAAAAAAGCAGAGGCGCATACTAAAAAAATTAAACGCAGTCATTTTTGGACCAGAGTAATTTTAAGTCTAACCTCATTAATATTAATCACTTATTATATTTGGGCAGGTGCTTATAGACATACACAGTTTAGTTTTGGATTATGTATTATGATTGCAATGCTTCTTATCCGTGCAGCCTTAGAATCGATCAGTGTAAAAAAACTAGAGGACTTAAAAACCGATGTTAACTTAATTGAATACAGTAAACTAGCGCATGAGTTTTACAAATGGAGAAAAAAAATACATTACATCCTTACACCTGTCATTTACTTGACTTATATTGTTGGCTTCACGTTACTTTTACCTGTTTTTGAAAACAATTTCTCAAGAGGCTTTTATCTTTACATCCTATCAAGCGGATATATTTTTTTATTAATCTTTGGACTATTTATGGTAAGAATAATCCAAAAGGAAATAAAGCTTTTAAATTTCTTAAAAAATATCACTTAAAAGAAAAAAAAACGTTCTTTTATTAGCTATCTAATTTAGATATAACAGTTTTTAATCTGGCCCTTAGAAATATTAAATATATCCAAGTGTGGTTAAGTAATTCTTTTTAGAAATCTTCCATAAGCCGGTTAGATATTTGAATGCTTCCCGCTACTGAGACCAACCCATCAGCATTTTGATGGGTTTTTTTATGATTATCATGTTCATCACCTCCCGTAAAAATTGGAATTAACTCAAAAATACGGTTCACTTTTTTGGTTAGATATTCTCTATTTTCTGCCCTAATTGACAAACTCTCTGGAAACACTAACTTTTGAATCCTTATCTTATCCTCAACATCTCCTCTTATTCAGCAATCACTGATGTTTTTGATTTTTTCTACTACTTTTTCAGCATGAATTTTCATAAAAAGATTCATGACTATCCGTGACTAGTACCATTTCACAGACTAAACCATTATGGACTGAAAGTCCATAGATTTAGTCAGGCACAGAATCGGCAAGGTTGGATTGCGAAAATTGATGAAATTTTACCACAGATTCACAGATAAAAAATGATTTTAAAATCTGTGAATCTGTGGCAATTTTTTTTTAGAAGCTAAAGCAAGATGCGCTGAAAGTGTATAGTTTTAAACTCTATTTGAGACCAATAAATTAGTTTTGATTTTTTTTCAAAAACTTTAGCCTTTATGTTCTTTGCGCCTCTGCGAGCCCAATTTCACGCAAAGGTCAAAGGGTATTTCAATATTTAGACTCTTGGTATGAATTACGGATAGTCATAAAAAGATTTATAGATCTGAAGTCATTTTGAATGGAATCAGATGTTCACTTTAAATAGGAAAAGATAATTAATATCATCAGAATTTGCATCAAATGTATCTAGTTTGAATTAAAATAAAACTTTTGGTATATTTTATTTGGCTTTAAAATATACTTTTTAGTATATTTGCATTTTTAATTACAATAATCATGACAACCAAAGCAGAAAGAACAAAACAATTTATTCTCGAAACAGCAGCACCACTCTACAACGAGAAGGGTATTTCCGGTGTGAGTATTGATGATGTACTGGAAGCTACCAAATTAACAAAGGGCTGCATTTATGGTCATTTTCAGAGTAAAGACGATCTTTCCGAACAGGTAATTGAGTATTCTTTGAATAATCTGGCGGAAAAAATTACGACTGCTGTCTTAAAGGAAACCACTGCTAAGGCAAAAATCAATGCGTTCATGGATTTTTATAAAAATCCAATCAATACCTATATAAACGGTGGCTGCCCAATGTTTAACACGGCAGTTGAGGCAGATGACAACTTTCCAGCAATCAAACAAATGGTTGCAGCAAGATTTTTAGCAGGACAGGAAGCTCTTTGTGAAGTGATGCAGCAAGGCATTGACAGCGGTGAGTTTTCATCCCAGCTTAATCCTGCAAAATTTGCATTTAAGATGGTTGCCGCAATTGAAGGCGGTATCGTAATTTGTCGTACTATAGATTCAGCTCAGCCAATGTATGAATTGGTAAACGACCTGAAAAAAGAACTTGAACAATACAGTTTGTAATTTTTTTTAATCAAAAATATACTAAAAAGTATATTTTAACAAAAACGCACGAAATCAATATAAAACAAAATAAATTTTAAAATAACATAAAATGAAAACAACAGGAAATACAATATTTATTAGTGGCGGAAGTGCCGGAATAGGTTTAGCAATCGCTAAAAAATTACATGCCGAAGGCAATAAAATAATTATCAACGGAAGAAATGAAGAGCGTCTGCAAAAAGCACTTTCCGAATTAGACGGTGCGGCAGCTATTGTAGGGGATTTGGCAAATGAATCTGACAGAATCAAGATTGCTGATGAACTGAAAAATAAATATTCAGATGTAAATATCATTATAAACAATGCAGGTGCTGCTTTTGGGTACCTTTTAAGTGAACAGACCAATGCACTTGAGAAAGCACAGATTGAGATGAATGTGAATTATTTTGCCATCATCCATTTTAACGAACTGATGATTCCTCATTTATTGCAAAAACAAGAAGCGGCAGTAGTAAATATTTCTTCGCTTGCAGTTTATGGAAGCCATAAATTCCTGCCGACTTACGGTGCTACAAAAGCGGCATTACACAGCTATACTGTAGCTTTGAGATACACTTATGAGGAACAAAAAAACCTTCAGATTTATGAAGTATATCCTCCGTTGACCAATACCGAATTTTCATCTTACATCGGAGGTGAAAATGGAATTCCTCCAAGTGAAGTTGCAGACGAATTACTTATTGGTTTAAAAGATAACCTGTTTGATATTCCGGTGGGAGAAACAAAAATTTACGCTGCAGCTGTTGGCGAAGCGATGGCCAAAATTGCATCTCAGGCAAATCACTAATTAACTTTTAAAGTGGATTTTGCTCTGAACAGCAAATCCACTTTTACTATAAAAACTATTGTTATGGATATTCAAGGCAAAACAGTACTAATCACCGGTGGTGCATCAGGAATAGGATTCGAGGCCACCAAACAGTTCTTGAAAAATGGTGCGAAGGTCATTATTACCGGCAGAAATCAGGATAAATTGAATGCTGCCAAACAGCAGTTTCCGGAACTTATCGCCCTTAAAAGCGATGTCTCCAAAGCAGAAGATGCCAATGCACTTTTTGAGAAGGTTTCTGGACTTGGAGGAATCGATATTCTTTTTAATAATGCCGGTGTAGGGGTTCCTCCGATAAATCTTGGTGTTGCGAATGACAAGCATTTAGCCGGTGCAGTATATGAAATGGAGGTGAATTATTTTGGCGTCATCCGCCTGAATAATCTTTTTATGGATATGCTTCAATCACGCAGGGAAGCAGCTATCATAAACACCACTTCTATATTGAGTATTGTCCCTTCCGTATTAGAAGCAACCTATTCGGCTACAAAAGCGGCTTTGGCATTTTACACCAAATCATTGCGATCCCATTTGCAGGCTATCCAAAGTTCGGTAAAAGTTTTTGAATTATTACCGCCCTTGGTAGATACAGATATGGTGGCAGACCGCCCGGATAAGAAAATGAGTCCTGAAAAATTAGTCGACGAGTTGATTAAAGGTCTGCGGAACGATACTTATACCATTCGTGTGGGAGATACAAAAGCACTTTACTTCCTGAATCGTTTGATGCCTGAGACTGCGTATAAAATGGTCAACAAAAAAGAACATTACAAACAGCTGAAATAGATGCTTTAACTTAATTTGTAACTTTATGAAAAAAATCAACATAATTTACTGGACAACAACTGTACTAGCAATGCTTACAGGAGCCACTTCCGGTTACTTTTATTTTACTAATCCAACGATGCTGGAAGCATTTCACCATCTTGGTTTTCCGGATCATTTCAGGATAGAACTTGGTGTACTCAAGGTGCTGGGATCTTTTGCGATTCTGATTCCTAGTGTTCCTTCCAAGATTAAAGAGTGGGTCTACTTCGGTTTCGGAATTACGTTCCTTTCCGGTACTTATGCTCATTTTATGATTGATGGTTTCAGCAAAAGCCTGTTTCCGCTAATACCATTTGTGTTTTTGGTAATTTCTTATTT of Flavobacterium marginilacus contains these proteins:
- a CDS encoding ISAon1 family transposase N-terminal region protein, which gives rise to MTFIDLLKFMLSDFLVDHFEVFSANETQEILHLYFEEKAKAPKEFDTLELASKGFVDEITIQDFPLRGKFVYLHIKRRRWTNKTNGEILKRDWTLVAKGTRMTQEFAAFLKEINR
- a CDS encoding SDR family oxidoreductase; this translates as MDIQGKTVLITGGASGIGFEATKQFLKNGAKVIITGRNQDKLNAAKQQFPELIALKSDVSKAEDANALFEKVSGLGGIDILFNNAGVGVPPINLGVANDKHLAGAVYEMEVNYFGVIRLNNLFMDMLQSRREAAIINTTSILSIVPSVLEATYSATKAALAFYTKSLRSHLQAIQSSVKVFELLPPLVDTDMVADRPDKKMSPEKLVDELIKGLRNDTYTIRVGDTKALYFLNRLMPETAYKMVNKKEHYKQLK
- a CDS encoding SDR family oxidoreductase produces the protein MKTTGNTIFISGGSAGIGLAIAKKLHAEGNKIIINGRNEERLQKALSELDGAAAIVGDLANESDRIKIADELKNKYSDVNIIINNAGAAFGYLLSEQTNALEKAQIEMNVNYFAIIHFNELMIPHLLQKQEAAVVNISSLAVYGSHKFLPTYGATKAALHSYTVALRYTYEEQKNLQIYEVYPPLTNTEFSSYIGGENGIPPSEVADELLIGLKDNLFDIPVGETKIYAAAVGEAMAKIASQANH
- a CDS encoding DoxX family protein; amino-acid sequence: MKKINIIYWTTTVLAMLTGATSGYFYFTNPTMLEAFHHLGFPDHFRIELGVLKVLGSFAILIPSVPSKIKEWVYFGFGITFLSGTYAHFMIDGFSKSLFPLIPFVFLVISYFYYHKLNNSRSKNI
- the era gene encoding GTPase Era, producing the protein MSHKAGFVNIIGNPNVGKSTLMNAFVGERLSIITSKAQTTRHRILGIVNGEDFQLILSDTPGIIKPAYEMQESMMNFVKSAFEDADILIYMVEIGEQDLKDEAFFNKIIHSKIPVLLLLNKIDNSNQEQLEAQVAFWTEKVPNAEIYPISALQNFNVPEVFQRIISLLPESPAYYPKDQLTDKPERFFVNETIREKILLNYSKEIPYAVEIVTEEFFEDDNIIRIRSLIMVERETQKGIVIGHKGAALKKVGMDARVDLEKFFGKQIHIELYVKVNKNWRSNANMLKRFGYNS
- a CDS encoding TetR/AcrR family transcriptional regulator yields the protein MTTKAERTKQFILETAAPLYNEKGISGVSIDDVLEATKLTKGCIYGHFQSKDDLSEQVIEYSLNNLAEKITTAVLKETTAKAKINAFMDFYKNPINTYINGGCPMFNTAVEADDNFPAIKQMVAARFLAGQEALCEVMQQGIDSGEFSSQLNPAKFAFKMVAAIEGGIVICRTIDSAQPMYELVNDLKKELEQYSL
- a CDS encoding ISAon1 family transposase, which encodes MDNSATDCHTIGRFFGVNGKKLQRQYKKHLSSFNTWAPREHAHQWILYPENIGTHLSIDEVALSQGELYTIVTNKKFKGKQGCLVAIIAGTKADQVIEHISKIDYKKRSGVQEITLDMANSMKLISKKCFPKAIQVTDRFHVQKLALEAMQEIRIKHRWEAMDLENQLIMQAKKENNTFIQELLPNGDSLKQLIARSRYVLYKSREKWTEHQNERAQLLFELYPDIKKAYGLSQQLRGIYNNNNDKHVAMTKLAHWYRNVEESGFKNFNILLNTVTLNYQSILNYFDNRSTNASAESFNAKIKAFRSQFRGVRKIDFFIFRLSNNPQLLHLIQNN
- a CDS encoding RNA polymerase sigma factor gives rise to the protein MAKKEQFNEIYYKNYNKVFRLCKGYFCGDTALASDAAQEIFIKVWEKLDTFRNDSSISTWIYRIAVNTCLLYLRKSSSRKEIRTDIMPQTVSETYSSEKDEQLQQMYQCIQKLEETNKMIILMTLDGLEYQEISEVIGITEETLRVRIHRIKKSLTQCVQNENI
- a CDS encoding alpha/beta fold hydrolase, whose translation is MKTKSILIITFILLISKSVFSQTAFKVEVKGKGAPVLLFPGFGCTGEVWNETVAELSKNYECHVFTFAGFGNVPPIEEPWFSTIKDQVISYVKTKKIKNATLIGHSLGGTLSLWLASQETNLFKKLIIVDALPASAALMIPNYKGEIIPYDNPQSKMMLAMDQKAFNGMNSQSTAYMCMNKEKQKTINEWMNIADRKTYVYGYIDMLNLDLRKEISKIKIPAVILAATNPDLNTVQNTYKAQYENLPSVKIYYAANSAHFVMYDQPEWFMDKVKLELK